The following DNA comes from Quercus robur chromosome 1, dhQueRobu3.1, whole genome shotgun sequence.
AAAAGGTTAAAGGTTCTTTTTTGGAAGGGACCACAAATATGAAtagattcttctttctttcttttctttcttttttttttttgttgggaaaAGTCTCTCAACAGGGAATGATTCACCAATTTCTCACATCCTCCATCGTGTTTTTGTGTTGTGGTGAGTCCTGCAAAACTGTTTTATTTTTAGTTCAATTATTAATTTGGTCCTTCAATTATTGAATAAAGTTCAAactaatttactatttaatttatttttgatactattcaacgtatttttactattatttataggtttcactgtattttttagtattatttataggTCTCACCGTACTATTTCAACTAGTTTTTACCTTATCTATAATACGAATTCTTAGTCTATCGGCTTTTAGAATCAAGTTAATTTCATTATTGAATATCCttgtttcaattttaacaaaattaattgatgtgacaataagGCATATGTTACAAGCTTATTTATGAAAACTGTAAAACGTTCAAACCAAATCGATTTTAACTATTAATGTTGTTAAAAATTTAACGAAGAAGAGATTCAATGATGAAATTgccttgattttgaaaattgagagaCCAAATTGAATTTTACCCAATAGTCCTCATGTTAATTTGGATAGAGAGAGGAGACAAGATGAAAAAAGGAAGATTGTTggaatatattaattttagtatattctGACAAGTTTCCCTCTCTTCTTCACTCCAAATATATGAACGTGTAggcattatatataaattacttcattttttataattaaaaaatgggGGAGGGGTATTGGATTGGCCCCTTGTTTATACAATATTTCTTTGAATTTACTTGTTTTCCAAACAAATTGAATTATGAGCGAGAGCTTAGTAATTTAAAGCATTTGGATCAATCGATATTTTGAGCTATTGCGTTTGgtaagcttaaaaaaaaaaaaacaaatgttttGGGCTTCAAAAGAAACATGAAGATCAATACATTAATTATACATCACAGAAACACTCAAAAAACAAGCTTGTAAGGAAAACAAACTGAAAGAGCAAATTCTTCTTACtttgaaattcaagaaattagACAGCACACAACACAACGCAACACAAGCCCAGTACTGCACCCACCACAAGTTGTTGGAAGGTACGTACAACATCTGACAGTTCTTATGTACACAGCAAAACACAGGCTTAGCTAGCTCCATGATGGTCTAGCATCTCTCAGTTTCTACTCAGAGCCAAAGAGGAGAAAACAACCAGCAAGATGAAGATGACTGCTACGGCAAAGGAACTCTGAACAGCCTCAGTGATACTCTGGCAAAAGTCATCGAACTGCTGGCAAATAGGGGCCCAATTAGCGTTTGAATTCCCATTCTGAGCTAAGTCCGCAATGGTAGCAGCCGAGGCAGCTGCAGCCATGGCAAGGCCAATCATCAGCTGCAGTATATGAACAATGTCATCAATTGGTCAAatgctgatatatatatatatatatatatatataaacaacaaCTACAAAGGAATGAGGATTATATTGTATATGGTCATAGTGGTCCAAGCTCAAGCTTACTGTATCGAGGACGATAAGGAGGATCCTTAGTCCTCTTAAATGTGGCCGAACGATGCAGACTATAGAAAAGGGCAAGGAGAGGACAAGGTATCCGCTAGCTATTGCATTTGCAATCACAAAAAACCTGCATGCATGAATGGTAGTTAGTATAATCTAacatcaaaaaaggaaaatgacagAAAGAATGGTAGTATAAACTAacatcaaaaaaggaaaatgacacAGCAAGAATGGTCCAACGACTTCTAATATCTTTTACCAATTTCGAATTGACTTATAAATGCACTTGTCATATGTGTTCAGATACCTAAGCACATGTTCGCgacaaaatttagtttttaaaaactaaactaaaataaaaaatgctagaGACAACTTTTTTCACAACTGTTAATATGACTACTTGTTTAAGaattaaataacatattttttacCTAAGTTCCTgctaatatcacttttattatgtataaatCATAATAGGACATTCAATGGTTGTGAAAAATATAGTGTCTATAGAATTAttgtttaagaaaatatatgaaGCTAGCATACGTGAAAGTTGGAAGATCATTATATTGAGCTTGGAACTGGAAGAACTGTGTGAAGAATGGAAGAGTTTGTTCAGTAGTTCCCATTATGGCAGTGGCAGCTAAAGCAACAGCAATGCCACAAAGCCTTAAAACAAGGTCAAAAATGGCAAAGCCtcttttccatcctcctttTGGGTTTGAAGTAGTAGTAACTTTTGAGGAAATTACAACAGGGGGAGGAGGAGCAGCCCCAGCAACAGCTTTTCCTTTGGGATTGGCCTTTGGCTCTTGAACAGAAACCTCTGTCAGAACACCACTCCTGTCTGAGTCCATTAGATATGTAAAATATGGAAATCTTCTTTGAAGGATACTATACAAGATTGGGTTGAGATGCAATTAATGGAGAGTACTGTGTGTGTTTTATATAGGGGTGGAAAGAAATGAGACTTCGTTAATGGGTTAGTTTGTTTAGGGTGTTTAATATGGTGGGAAGTTAGGTGCTTGTGTAAGGCTTAATAGCAGAGGAGTTGTTGATGAGTGCTCACTTGCTCCACTTCAAACACAAATAGGGTATGTATGCAAGTTATTATAATAAGTATGGAATAATAAACAAGTAAAATGTCTCTTTGTTGATGTGCCATATTAATCAGTTTTTTGAGATAGTTCATgtgttacaaaattttcaagttaAATCATATTAAGCTTGATGCCACCTTCCTTTCTATTATTAGAAATAGTTTGCTTATAGCAATCTCTATCTTGTGACTGCTCATTATATATTGCAGTAGATTTCCTGAATATTATTTTGCTCAATCAATGAATAACAAAAGtggtgtgattgtttttttttttttttttttttttatgacataaaTGTAGATTAAGTTGTCATGAGTGCTAGTTTGGGTGGCAtagattttctttctttcctctttctctttttttttttttttttcctaaagagTTTTGATTATTTCAAGTCCAAACACTGTTCACACTTTTTTTACATCACATGTAATATGTGAAAGTGAGGacattgtaagaaaaaaaaaaattcacatttagATATGTGAAACAATAATTATCTTTTCTGTAACATCTGAAGACATATATAATAGATaaggataattaattaattattttttctaaaaaaaaactttatttgtgGTAGGCAAGGAAGGACTGTACTTGaactaaaaaaggaaaaaggcaaAAAAGTATATGAAGCAATGTTTCTCATGAATATACAAATATAGCGTACCAATCACAATCATCACTGTAGCAGTTTACAAGTCTTTTCTAATAAACTTgacttataatatttttcttataataatataaatacaaCTATAATGACAACAATTTTGAACTTCCAGTTATCATTATTAATGGCAATTTGTCGTTACTATCACATCATGGGCTTGGTTTCGATTGTTGTTATGTTGgtatcctcatcatcatcagctAGGTTCTGATTGTTTTTATGTGGAATACAGTGCTTCCAACGGTTCCCCTTGCCAATACAATATGgcaaaagaattaaaaaggaaaCAACATCACGTCAGCTAACCAACAAGCTGTACAGGGGCATAGAtgttacaaaaatgaaaaactagGGATCAAAacgaacattttttttttttttttgataacaataAGACTAATGAcaatcaattttaaattatttttcaaaactaatgaGATAGAAGATTGTGGTTGGTgtacaataaaaaatgatgtcaatgaAAATAATGTTGAATCAATCACAATCTGTCATCTCAATAAATtgtagaaaaaattataaaatttgttgtgcatgtaatattaacaaattttaaataaggtCTCTCGAGCATAAAGACTACCATGCTCAGCTGGAATATTGCACCTTGTGTCAATGGCAATAACCTTCATACAAAATTAATGTTGTTGTGATTTTGTGTAGACCAAAGGATCAGGGTGGAGTGAGAATTTTGATCCAGGATGAGATGGGGCAGATTAAGGCTGCTTTTATGGaatctattattttttcatgAAGTTGTCCAGTTACATGCTATTGCTGTGCTACATGCTGTTTGGTCTGCACATGATCTAGGATTTCATCAAGTTATCATTTGAAGGCAACTGTTGCCTTGTAGTTTGCATTCTGCTCTTATAGATCCATATTTCAAATCTTTTGGCGTTTTCCTGATATTTGGTTTTCTACTACAAGGTTGTGTGATTTTAATTTTGCGTGTATTTGTTCCTGTTGCAATAATGCAGCTTCTGTCTGAGCAAAAGAAGCTATTAGgcattctaaatttctaattcaCAGATATGGGTAGAAGAGTGTCCTAGTTTTCTTCTGCCTTCTGTAATCCAAGATAGGGTTATGAATTAATCCAAGCAAGCATTATAGTAGAAATGGAAAAACATaagcagaaaagaaaatcaGCCACAAAgacaatttcaataaatatggAAAGATTTTGATATTGCATAATCAATTTAATGTACAAAAACATTTTCAGCACAAAATATATTTCTTAACCAAAACCACCCATCAAAAGGGCTTTTAGTAGAGCTGAAACAGACATGCCTGTGTGCCTCTTGCCTATTTTTACAAGCCGAAATAATACAACAAGCCTTTTATTCCACATACCTCAAAACTCCATGGTGAGAAAGAATTATATTCAAAAAGCTTTGAATGCTTGTAGCTGTAGTTCCTATACGTGCTAATGAAGAAACTAAATTTTCAATGGCTACACCTTTTTAAGCAAACAATTGAACAATGTGCTTACAACAACAATTATTAACAGGAATTCTATGGCCGCAATCTCCAGCCACGCTCAGCAACCGCTTCATGAACCCGTCTAGCTGCTTCCGCAGTGTCATTAAGAGGAGGATAACTCCAGCTCTCAGAAATCTGAAAATTAATACAGGCACCAATATGTAATAATTGgtttaaggaaaaagaaatttcattccAACGAGTTGTTCGCTTATAATTAGTGTCAAATAAAAATTCACCAAATAACACCTTCATTTacaaagaatgaagaaaatattGATGTGGTTAAAACTTAATAGCCCAACCCCGAAGAGAGTTGCCAGAAAAACCTTTCTATCAAAttccaaaagggaaaaaaaatgcacaaaaaataaatatgtagaTAATAGAAATCATTCTTGTAGCCAACAGGTCATTAAGCAAGCTGGAATGAGACTATCACAtatcttaatatatatacaagttCATTAAGAAAACAGAAGTGAAATGCTGCCTAACAATGTGATGGCAACTGAGTTTTTTATGACCTGGATTCTATGCGCCAGCACCTccccccctttttcttttgtttgtgtgGATAAGTTTGAGCATAAAACCAACCCCAATGCCACTCCCACCCCAACTACCAACTGAACCAAGACCCAGGGGCACTATTTAAAGAAGTTAGGTTTAAAAAGAAGCACCAAATGAAAATATTACAGTAATGTTTCAATGGAAATAAAGGAACATTTAAAATACAGTAAATAATTTTCTAAAGACAGAATTATTATATCCAACATTTGACATAAAGCACAACATCACAAAGTGCCAAATCAAgactttattttcatatttagagATAAATCAGGGCCCAAAGAGTTAGGGTTATCCTAAATGGCAGAATGACTTTCCCTTTGCAGTGTTAGAACCAACAATTATCCTTTGCAGATGGTAAAGGTAAGGTAACAATTATCaagtatttatttaatttagatatatttcataatttttttatttttttatttttttatttttttatttgaagtaCATAAAACAGAAGCATACAAGGAATTAAGGAAACTATCATGCTGTGGATAGGCCAATGAGCCCTAGCCCAAATGGCGCTTCCTCCTCTCACTATTGTAGGTGAAGGGTGAGGTTGTGGCCTCATGAGTTCGAAACTCATTAGGTGCATGGGtaaccaacaaaaaaagtaactaTCATGCAATTGATAGAGCAACATATggatagttatttatttattcaatgcTGTGAAATAAAAATGCTTGAGGAGGAATtataagcaattttttttttttataagaaagatgtatattcaaaagGTTACTTTATGAATATACATATTCATGTATATTCGTGCTAGTTTAATGCTTTGTGAATTACATATGGTTCATAAGATAGTTGGCTACTGGGGCGTGGGAACAATCAGCAGAAACTTGTTCAATGAGAGTGGGGGTGAAAACAAGCAAGAAAAGTTGCCACCAGCAACAGAACAGCACAACCTTGGCTCTATTGGATCCAGCTTGCAAATATTTAGGGATTCTTTACTCTTAAGAAAGCAAATTGGTAATGATTAGCCACCCCAACCCCACCAAAATTAACCCATGCACTTCAGTGAGAATGTATGACAATCTAAAGAAGGGAAATCATCTACAATATTCTTGATCCTCATATCCATAGGGTTAAAGAAGTAGAAAAGATTTCACTTACATCCTCAGATCCTGTAAATGGCCGAACCACTCCCCTTTCGTTCAAGGATTTATGGAATTCTGATAATTTCCATGTACAACGCTCAGCTCCCATTAAATATACAGGTTTCCTGCAAAACATAATTGGAAATATTTATGTGTTGACTATCTATCTATCTAGctatatatatttgaaaccAAAAAGTAAATCAATATGTTCTAAGAATCAATAATAGAGGTAAGCCTTCAAAAGCATACCCAGTGCTACAAGCTTCACTTATCAAACTAACTGAATCTGCTGTGACAACAAATGCATCAGCCCAAGCTAGATGCCCCATATTCGGATTTGGTTctgtagaaagaaaaaagccaCATGTAAACCCGGGTTTAATCACCTATTGTTCATAAAACTGAATTTCAAATCAATACTTACCCTCACCATCCCAGATGTAAACTTTTGGATTATTTCCAAGTTCCTTTGCAACAATGTTAGATACCTATTGATACCAATCAAAAAATGTTACAAACCTATGAATGTAAAGGGAATAAAGAGTGCTACTCAATATAAAACATTTATCAGAAACTTGATGTCTGCGGGGAGCACCTTTTCAGGAGTCCTATCTGAGAAAGATATTCTGACACTCCCACAGCTTTGAAGAACACTGAGCAAATAAGCTGTTAACTGCTTCGCGAGGTCAGCACCATAACGACAGTGGCCTATATAAGTGATTGGGATGAATAAATGTATAAACATCATTTTTcatatactttttctttataagtATATCTCATATACTTCAAACATGATGAGAAGTGACaataataaaaactgaaaatagaGAACATTATTCCAATTATCAATAGAATCAAACAGTGATCCCAAGCTCAAGAAAGACAGACTTGACACTAATATTTATTTGGCACAAATGTGCTTACAGTGACAGGTCATTAATGACAATTCTAGTCAATTTAGGTAGTGAGAAACAGGTAACAAAACTGAACGGAATACCAAGAAGCCCCTGATGGCTAAAAAACTTTTCATTATGTTCATAATCTGTACACATTATCACACAAACTGCTCTAAGTCACACCAGCCCTAGTATTCACTATATATATTCAATTGTCTCATAAAAATCTCTAGACCCATAGAAAATAACATCCTTGATGTTGATACTCTTGAAAAGTGCATGGATGTATATAACTCGCCAACACTGATTTGTAAAAGACAATCCCATCTCAAATAAACAGACAATGTTTCTAATATTAGAAAACAAGCGGAAGAATGATTCAACAGCCATCCTAGAGGGCAACCTAAGGATTAACCGACTCTACCTGAATAAAATTGCTACCAAAATAAcattatgtgaatttttttataagttttagcCTCAAGGGGAGGGGAAGGGGATATTCAAGTTAGTGACCTTCGCCTCATGAGGTGTGGCCCCTAGCCAATTATGCTACCCCTTGGGGTTGAACATTATGTGCATGTTtttatgtcattaaaaaatttagggcCTGCTTGGTTAGGGTGTttgaacaacagttttcagtgtttaaacaacaataacacTTCTGATACGTATTTCTATAACACTTaaacacgtatttccaaaacactgaaaactaaacaacaataaacaCTGTTACCAAACGAGCCCTTAACAATTAAAAAGATGTCTCCATAACATGAACAATCTGATCCACTTCCtccaaaattcactatttcagTTTTAGATGATCTTGATACTCgagtaaaaaaacaaatattgacAACCAAAAAGAGTCACCCCCACAAAATGGCCAATAGTgaaatttctatttgaaaaggCTAAATCCTACAGGTAAATATGTATTTCAAAGCAAAGAGTCCTATGTCAAATAGGTATGCATGATAGTGCTGATGtagaattgacaaaaataaaagtagatgCATATATACATAAAGGAGATTAATCTCACACAAATGAAGCTGATGTTGAAATACACATAAAATTGAGCATACAACATTCAAAAGCAAATAGTCAGTTAGGTACAACAAAGTATCAAACATTAAAGGACTGAGTATGATATGAAAATTACGTGTGGGTCCTCCGATGTTGACCACTAGAAGGGGCTTTGGAAGAGGTGCAAATTCATCATGCCATGTGCTAGCTGCACTACGAAGAGCAGCAGAATCTATTTGATGCAGAGCTCCCACAGTGAGGACCTGAATCCAAAAGTTCTTAGCATAGACTAACAGTAACAACCCAGAAATAGATGAGGCTAATATTAAATCAAGACCAaagtttctcaaataaaataaaattttgcacACAATGTATAGTCATGATACATACCACATGCCTGTCAGGAGGTTCACGTGGAGTTATCCAACTACGAAGAAACCGAGGAACCTGCTCCTGTGCATGAGGAGTCAAAGGATAATAATCATGACGAGGGGTAATCACCAAATCAAACCTATTCAAGTTTGACCTTGGATGTTGTATCTGcaaaacaaaagccaaaatCAAGAACAACATCAGAGGTCTAAATATCACATCAAAAATATTTAAGCATTCAAAAGTGAACTCCATGCCCACAACAATTAGCACAGAAACACAAATATTCCATCAAACTAACAGTGAATGTTAGGCTACAGCAGAAGAAgacattgaacattaggcaacTAAAGAACCTACATACGCTAAGAAGTATTTTAGAACAGTATTGGTAAAATCATGCATAAAGCTCAAAACACAAAGTGCCAAGCCTTAAGTTCTTTTTGCACCTAAAGAAGAACCTTCAGAAAAGCAAGCTTTTTTGAGCTTTTTCAATAAGTGCAAAGTGCAAAAAAGTGcgtttctttttttaaacctATTAAATTTAATCGTTACATCTTAATGCTATTGATATGGACCTTGTATTTGCAATGTAGAGACCAGTTTTATGGTGTTACATGAAAGCCGGCCCCTCAATCCCTCATAACAAATTCTAGAAGAAGACATTCAAAATATCAATTGAGCGTGAAAGTCACTACTTACCACATTCTAGTACTTTTTGGTCTTTGACTCAACCATGTACTCCATTTTGATCAATGGCTATCAAATATCatatttgtgtatttttgtaGAACATAAGAGATTTTAAGAGAAATCTATAAAGtgctatatttatattttatataattaaattgatCACTTGATAGGCATATTGtccattaataaattaataattggttttgaatttgctatatcattttaaaaaaattatgttctaTACTTCAATCGGGCATGAACAACCGCAAGGCGTACCCTTCCTTTCTCTTGGGGCCAAacttgtaaaaattaaataaagcaCATGCTTGCACTTTGTGCAAAGGCTCTAGGAGGCCTTGGCGTTTTAGTGCATCTCATGTTTTGACCAACGCTGGTTCAAGAAGAGTATAAAGTTAGCTTCCATCAACTAAACTATACTGATGGAACctatcaaaaagagaaaaactaaaCTATATTGATGGCACGTAAAATGAACTTACTACCACTACCCAAAAAGCTAGAAATTATTAATAGCAATATAAAGACTTTTGAACCAAATAGGAGGGAATGAGAAGGAAATAatgtagaagaaaaaaatgaaaatttttgttcaaattttccTTGTAAGCTCAGAATAGGAAACAATACAATCCTCTGTGACCAAAAGGGGACTAGGGGGCACCTTGCTGCCAACAAGGACTTCAAGAGTCCAAGTCGTCCTACATCCAAGTTAGCAGGACTAGGAACCAAAGGTAACAAACATTCAATTTTTCAACTAAAGTTAACTTTTTCTCTTAATGGTGTTCAAATGCCTCTAGCacttaataaaatgaaaaatatgccctcaaaaaataaaataaatttcattaaatcATCTACGCATTCAACCACACAAGTCCAAGGAAGCAGCTTCTTTGCTTAAGCACAaactaatacaaaaaaattaggTTCCACTCACAAACCTGAACAACAAAAACATTCTGCGATGCTAAACGTTTGATGGAACTTGCAATAGATATGGTATCTCTGCCAGAAGCAACCACTAACAAAGGCCCATCCCTGAAAAAAGATATAGTTACGAAATCAATCTCATATTCAGCATAGAGCTACAAAACGCAAGGAGCTGAATTTCGTTTaccaaaaattcaatttcagTGTTAACAACATACTTTCCAAGGAAATTGCCATAAACATTTATACTCACACACATTGAGGAATACAACGTAAACTTTGAACATGGTTTTCTTAAAAATCCGCACTAATTCAATGTAACAGTGCAAGACATTTCATTTCAGCCCACCTATATAAATTCAAACTGCAACAAAGTTTATGCATTTTCTGGTTTTCGTTTCTCCAAtggacaacaacaacaactaacTAGGCAAGTTAAATAAACagtaacagaaaaataaaaagaaagtacTTGTCATAGGACTGGCGAGCAATGGTGACAATCTGGTGCACATCAGCTTCTAAAACAGACGCCAAGCCTACAGCCCCATTCTCCAAAGGCAAAGGCGCGAGTTTGTTGGACCGGGACAGGGAAGCCGTCAGCAAAATAATCTGCCTTATCAAATAAACTAACTTCTTGTGAAGCGAAACCGGCAGCCAGTGCAGCCACTCATTTACTCCCCCTCTAGGCCTAGTTACACGCTGCACATTCATAtcaatataca
Coding sequences within:
- the LOC126721184 gene encoding casparian strip membrane protein 3-like, which codes for MDSDRSGVLTEVSVQEPKANPKGKAVAGAAPPPPVVISSKVTTTSNPKGGWKRGFAIFDLVLRLCGIAVALAATAIMGTTEQTLPFFTQFFQFQAQYNDLPTFTFFVIANAIASGYLVLSLPFSIVCIVRPHLRGLRILLIVLDTLMIGLAMAAAASAATIADLAQNGNSNANWAPICQQFDDFCQSITEAVQSSFAVAVIFILLVVFSSLALSRN
- the LOC126721194 gene encoding mitochondrial fission protein ELM1: MLLGLDSKQVKPIRLPEPPSPHFGGGVPDIFETGFSGAIRRAVVIGNGFPAAENQCLGLVRALGLADNHLFYRVTRPRGGVNEWLHWLPVSLHKKLVYLIRQIILLTASLSRSNKLAPLPLENGAVGLASVLEADVHQIVTIARQSYDKDGPLLVVASGRDTISIASSIKRLASQNVFVVQIQHPRSNLNRFDLVITPRHDYYPLTPHAQEQVPRFLRSWITPREPPDRHVVLTVGALHQIDSAALRSAASTWHDEFAPLPKPLLVVNIGGPTRHCRYGADLAKQLTAYLLSVLQSCGSVRISFSDRTPEKVSNIVAKELGNNPKVYIWDGEEPNPNMGHLAWADAFVVTADSVSLISEACSTGKPVYLMGAERCTWKLSEFHKSLNERGVVRPFTGSEDISESWSYPPLNDTAEAARRVHEAVAERGWRLRP